Genomic segment of Ailuropoda melanoleuca isolate Jingjing chromosome 1, ASM200744v2, whole genome shotgun sequence:
gttctatagtttctaaagtatagatcctttacctctttggttaggttaattccaaggtatcttaggttttttggtgcttttgtaaatggaatcgattccctaatttctctttctacagttacattgttagtgtatagaaaagcaactgatttctgtgcgctgattttgtatcctgccacattactgaattgttgtataagttctagtaatttgggggtgataactcaacacccaaaaaacaaataatcaaatcaaaaaatggacagaagacatgaacagacacttctccaaagaagacataagaatggctaacagtcacatgaaaaaagtgttcaacatcattagccaacagggaaattcaaatcaaaaccacactgagatatcgccttaaaccagttagaatggcaaaaattaataaggcaggaaacaacaaatgttggagaaaatgtggagaaaggggaaccctcttacactgttggtgggaatgcaagttggtacagccactttggaagacaatgtGGAAGtgtctcaaaaagttaaaaataccctatgactcagcaattgcactactgggtatttaccccaaagatacagatgtagtgaaaagaagtgtcatatgcacctcaatgttcatagcagcgatgtccacaatagccaaactatggaaggagccaagatgcccttcaacagacaaatgggtagagaagatgtggtccatatatacaatggaatattactcagccatcagaaaggatgatcaCCCACTATTTGcattgacgtggatggaactggagagtattatactaagtgaaataagtcaagcagagaaagataattatcatatttctttcacttatatgtggaacacaaggaatagcatggaggacatcaggagaaggaaaagaaaaatgaaagggggaaatcagaaggggagacaaaccatgagagaatctGGACTTCGGAAAACAGACAGGGTTTTGCGGGGgtggctagcctggtgatgggtattaaggagggcacgtactgcaaggagcactgggtgttatacacaaacaatgaggcatggaacattacatcaaaaactaatgatgtactgtgtggtgactaacataacataattaaataaataagtaagtaagtaaaataaagaaagaaaggaaggaagagtttcctttgggaaatagGACATGGAGATGGGAAGAGTAAGGCAGAgcattgctgtttttgttgtAAGACTTGTAGAACTAtgcaacatttttaaaggtaaaatttaGCTAAAAACTACAGGCAGCACATCAAGCGGGGAGGGTATGTATAGACTGAGAAATGGCTGAGATCCAGGCAGAGgctaaaaagaaagtaaaggtgCGATGGAAGTGGCTGGAAGGAAAGTAGAGAGATCAGAGACACAGGTCAAGGCATGGGTGAAGAGCGAAGTCAATGAATGATGGCAGCTGTAGAGAGGTAACGGAGTTAACGGCGTTAACAGGGATTCAGCACTCAGATCAGAACACCTGGTTTTGAAAAACATCTTCATCACTTTTCTGTTCCACTGTAGGTTAAGTGTCTAAACacctaattttatttatcttatataaTTCCATCAACAGAGCAAGACTCATAAGAGTGAAGGACAGTTACCAAAGCAATGGTCGTTGCTGCCCAAGTTTTAAGGAGTTATGTAACACTAAACATTTATATGCGGTAGCACTNNNNNNNNNNNNNNNNNNNNNNNNNNNNNNNNNNNNNNNNNNNNNNNNNNNNNNNNNNNNNNNNNNNNNNNNNNNNNNNNNNNNNNNNNNNNNNNNNNNNTCCCCAGAGACAGGGCCCAGGGACACAGTGATCTGATGGCCTTCTCAATGGCCTTACCACTGGGCCATGATTTTGGACCCAGCAGACTTTTTCACAACCCTTCTTTTGTGTCTGCACTGTCCTTATGGAGAGGGATAAACTGTGGTCTCCCACAGCTAGGGTGATAATAGTTAACACATGGGTAACAGTTAAAGTTACAAGACCACACCCACCAAGTGTTAAGGTTCAAGAAAATACCAccgtattagtttcctattgctgctgcaGCAAATTCCCAAAATCTAGTAGCTTAAGCAACACAAATTTACTGTGTCAGTTGTGGAAGTCAAAATGAGTTTTATGGAGTAAAGTCAGGGTTTGGGCTGGGCTGAGTTCTTTCTGGAGGCCCCAGGGAGGATCTCCTTCCTCACCTTTTCCAGCTTCGAGAGGCCACCCACACTCCTTGTCTCCCAGGCTCTCCTCCACCTTCCAAGGTTGTCTCTCCAACCTAGCTCAGTAGCCTTATCTTTTCTCATACAACCTTCCTGTCTTCCTGTTATAAGGACTCCATGatgacactgagccacccagaaaacCAGCATaacctccccatctcaagatccttgacTTAATCACACATACAGAGTCTGTTTTGCCGTGTAAGGTAACGTAGTCACAGGTCCTGGGGGCTAGACCGTGGGCACCTTCGGGGCCATTGTTCTATCTTCCACCACCACTGTCAGAATTCAAAGTCAAGAGGACCCCCTAAAGACCTGAATGGATGAAGGGGGCTCTACGGGGGTCTCTGAGGACTGTAGAACTTGAGCGATGCCCTGTGTGGATAGGAAATGTCACTGGTTATAAGATACTTTGGTACTTGATGCCTCACACTGGGTGATGCAGGTGTTAAAGACCACACTTTCAAGTCAGACCAAGATGAGAAATTCCATCTCACCCCTCACTACCTGCATAACCTTGATCATTGCCTTATCCTCTCTCAGACTTaatatcttcatctgtaaaacggggataaaGTATCTACTTTCTAAGATTGCTAAGATCACGTGAATTAATACACATAAAGCGCTCAGCATCTTGCTTCAGGCTGAACATGGAAAAGACTCCATTccttatccccactttatagaggAGTAGCCTGAGGCAGGACGGAGTTACAGTTCTTACAGGATGACACCAACAATAGTGACTGAGTCAAGGTCTAAGCCTGGCTACGCTGACCATAGTCCAGGGAGGGCTTTTCTCCCACGATGGGTGAGTGGGAAGGTGGGGCTATGTTCTATGTGGAAGGAATGACATGGGAAAGAAATATAAGTAGGATCCTGCTTCCTCTATCTCCTGAGCATAGGTGGACTACGTTCCCagcttctcttaaaaataagtgtggtcttggggcacctgggtgagttagtcagtcaagcatccaactcttgattttggctctggtcatgatctcaggttagatcaagccctgcatcagctcctCCCTGGGCACGGAACCTGCTTaaaatgctctctctccctctcctctgccccttcccttctcatGTATGCTCtctaaaagaagaaggaaaggaaaggaaaaggaaaggaaagggaaaggaaaaggaaaggaaagggaaaggaaaaggaaaggaaaNTTCtctaaaagaagaaggaaaggaaaggaaaaaggaaagggaaaaggaaaggaaaggaaagagaaaggaaaaggaaaaggaaaggaaaagaaaagggcatGTGCCTGCATTCTGGCCGTTGGAACTGATCACCTCtatgtctggccctttacaaaccTTTAATGCTCTCTTCCACATGGAGATNaggaaaggaaagggaaaggaaaaggaaaggaaaggaaagggaaaggaaagaggaaaggaaagaggaaaggaaaaaggaaaggaaaaaggaaaggaaaggaaagggaaaggaaaaggaaaggaaagggaaaggaaaaggaaaggaaagggaaaggaaaaggaaaggaaaaaggaaaggaaaaggaaaggaaaggaaagggaaaggaaaaggaaagggcaTGTGCCTGCATTCTGGCCGTTGGAACTGATCACCTCtatgtctggccctttacaaaccTTTAATGCTCTCTTCCACATGGAGATTGGCCATGACTCAGaaacctgcatcaggctcttctgtgagaaataaaattctgtgagGTGCAGCCTCCAGGATTTGGGGATTATCTTTCCAGGTAGATAGTTTTAGCTCCGCTGCTCCAGCAAGTAGCCCAACAGCTCAGAACTAATGGACACGAAGACAGGGGAGCCAGCTCAAAGGAGCCGACATGGGGGAAAGAGAGCGCTCGAGGAACAGATACTcccagaaagtgaaaagaaagggcaccaAGCAGGTCATCACAGGCCATGTCAAGGAAATCGGCTTTATCCTGAGACATAGTGAAACCCTCAAAggattttaaatttggaagtGGGAAGGCATGGGAGAGATGACATGATTCAATTTACATTCTTAGGTGATGGGCCGACACAAAGGAATGCACTGGAAAGNGAAGACAGGGGAGCCAGCTCAAAGGAGCCGACGTGGGGGAAGAGAGCGCTCGAGGAACAGATACTcccagaaagtgaaaagaaagggcaccaAGCAGGTCATCACAGGCCATGTCAAGGAAATCGGCTTTATCCTGAGACATAGTGAAACCCTCAAAggattttaaatttggaagtGGGAAGGCATGGGAGAGATGACATGATTCAATTTACATTCTTAGGTGATGGGCCGACACAAAGGAATGCACTGGAAAGAGGAAAGTGAGTACAGAGTAGAGAAATCAGAGGGGTGACTGCTGAAATGCTCCAGGTGCAGAAAGGCATTGACTCTCTCCCCACCATTAGCTCTATCCACCAGTCAACACTTAAGTCAACCAAAGCCTTCCTGTCTCAGGCTGAACGCAAGGCCTGTGATTGCTTTCACCACAGGATTGGTTAAAGGCCTGGGACACGGGTGGCCGTGGCTGCACCAGAGGGCAACATGCAGTCACATTGAGGAAACCCGGCAGGGAACTTTGGGCCCCTCCCAGTCTCACCAAGCACTGTGTGGTCTCACCTGCATCTGGGTGTTTCTATGCAGGAATCCATCTCACCAGTCAAGGACTCAGCCTGGCTTGGGACAAAACAATCACCTAACGGAAGCTCTGCCATTCATTTCACAGCTGGGCTAAGAAATGGTTCTTGAGCTGTGGGGGCTGGAAGAAGACCCCCAACCAAAGCTCCAGAACCGCTAACAGAGGAGCACTTCTCCAACCTTTGTGAGCAATTGTGACTCATGTGATGGCATCTTTTAGAACACTCCAGTGGCAGAAAGGCACCAGAAAGGCAGCAGGAGAGGCACATGGAAGTAATGAGAATGATTGCccggggggcggcggggggagcGGTTAAAATCTCTGTATTCAGATCAGCTTTACAGggcaaggagcagagagagaacaaggtTAGCGTTTCTACTTTTGACAATCCTCTGGTTGCTTTATTCAGGAAGCCTGATAGGGCCCTGCCAAACCCATCATTATCCCTGCCCTGTggacccctgcctcctggggagGTCACAGAAAGCACAGTAGCATTTCACTCACCCTTAATTCTTATTCAATTAAGCATCTGTTGGCAAAAGAACAAACTACTTCCAGAAGGGCAATGTGGCACTAAACGGAGTCCACAGTCACAGCCATCAGGGAAAGATGGCCAACACAGCGCCAGGCAGTGGCTGCAAATCCCAGCCCTGCAGAAAATCAGCCGGGCCGTGGATAAAGTCCAATGTGTTATTCGGTCTGATCACATTACAGTCAATGACATCTAGGAGAACTGGCCATCCCTGGTCCTGCAAAGGCAGGTGTCATGGACTGAAGATCTCTctccccccagaattcatatggtgaagtcctaactcccaatgtgatggtatttggagagggggcctttgggaggtaattgggtttaggtgaggccatgagggtggagccccatgttgggattggtgcccttatatgaagaagagacaccagagctctctttctctttacccCATGAAGAGCCAACAAAAAAGGAGGCCACCTACAAACCAGGAGAGGGCTCTCACCAGTAACCGAATtagccgacaccttgatcttggacctcccgCCTCCAggaccatgagaaataaatgtctgttgccacccccccccagtctgtggtattttgttacagaagcccGAGCTGACTAAGACTGTGAATGTTGCAGACTAACCAAGGGACGCCACCTCAATGATCTATGCTTTGAGTTGGAATCCAGTGAAATCTCCTAGACATGCCATCCATGTGAATCCTCCCCGTAAGCACAAACCGGAAATAAGCTCCAAGCCTAaactcttcctcctctccactcctcccTTACAATTCTACTAATTCATCCAAGCTAATCTTCAGGGTGTACAGAATCTGTTCCTTCAAAGGTATGACAAGAAGACTACAGGACTTGAGAACACATGGCCCTCTGAAGTTAAAATCTGTCAACCCAAAATAGATGAGCTGTGAGAATGACACCTCAAGAGATGGTCTGTCACTGTCACCAAAGGCTGACACCACCCCCAAGACACCCTCAGAGTGCAAGGATGAGGGAAGTATATTGGGGCTGTTGAGGGCCTCTCCAAATATGACAACCCTTACCCCCCAATCCTCTTTCTACATCAATTGGCCATTATTACTGAAACAACCAGAGGACtgtcaaggaaaaagaaaggaactaaaaaataggggaaaagaagagacaaattaTTGTTCTTTGCGGATGAGAGGACTGCCTACTGGGAAATCCCAAAGAATCCACGGTAAAACCATCAGATATTGTGCAGTTCAGTAAGAAAAGGAGTTACAGACTTAAATACACAGGTATCAGTAGTTTTCCTAGGTAACAGCAAAACCAACTAGGAAAGATTTGGACAAAGATTCTATTTAGAAAGACAACAGAAACCATGGAATAcctagaaatagaataaaaagaccTTTATGAAGAAGACTATAAAACTTCACTGAAAGTCATAAAATGCTGTAAAGTTAATAATATAAACATGTCAAttcttcccccaccaccccccagtttatttacaaatttaatgtaattctGCCTGCTCATGGTGTTCTATTCTTTACTTGGATGTCTTGGATATTCTATTCTTAGATGTCTGTGAGACCTGAATAATTCTCTGTTTTTAGCTCATGTGAATGGGTTTCTGCTCAGTGCAACAGAATGACTAACTCAACCAAAGCTACCCTGTGTCTCTCCTGGGCTCTCAAATCCTCTTGGCACTCACCTACATCTCTCTTCAAGTTGGCTTTTGCCACTTCctgaaaaaaggggggggatttgCTTTTTTGTGAAGACCTTTTTGCAGATTTACCTGCCACAATACCAGCTTTGACCCCAACTCAACATCTCTTTCCTGTTAACTAGCTCAGTAACCATGACCATCAGTCCAGACTCACAAGAGGAGGATTCTGATTGGCTGAGTACACCTCTTGGGTCAGGTTCCCACCACTGGCCCAACAGGCTGTCACCAAGAAAAGCTGAGTCCCGTGGAAACTCTGCGTTGGGTTGAGTCAGGAAAAAGGTTGTTGCTGCTGGATGCAATGATGGAGTCTTTACCACATGGGTCTGCCATCACTGCCTTTCATGTCCTGGACACCTACACTCAGTCAAACACTCAAGtactttctctcattttaaattcctAACATTTTCCCATCCACCTAAGTACACTTGCTCCCCACCTTGCTGGTAAGGAAACTGCTGCTCCAGTAGGTAACTTCTCTGCAGTCACCTGGCCAGCTCAAAGTTGCAGTCACCTGGCCAACTCAAAGATCAATCCAGTTCCAAGTCTCAAGCATTGAGTCCTGCCTCCTGGCCTGCCCAAGTGTGGGTGACAGAACCATGTGCCCAGGGCTGGGATGTGCTAATACAGGGTGCCTCTGCAAAGCTGAGCATCCCCTTCTCCTGGACCTCGCCCAGAACCTTCTCCACCAACCAACCCCAACCCCCTACCTTGTTTATCTAGTGACTCCCATCATCTTTCCCATCATTGCCGGGGTGGCAGTTTCTCAGGGAGACCTGAGTGATGGGATGAGCTCCCTGGATGAGCTGCCCCCAGCCCAAATCTCTCCATTTTATCGTTTGTTTATCTGGGCCTCGTCCTCACCAGCCGGCCAGCACCTTGACAAGGGATGGCATCGGTACAAACACGTAGCagaatttcaataaatatgtgtgcaATGGAATTGAGTTACTGATGCTACAGCACACTGGTACCCTATGAATCCCTGCTTGGGCACACCCTGGGCAAGTTCCCTCCTCGGGATGAACAGTGCATCCCACGGGAAGAGAAAGACCTTCCAAGCCTGGCCATaagccccttctcctccttctagCTCCAAACTCAACATATCTAATTCCCTTGCAGATGGGGGCACATTTGCAGTCTTCTCCTTGCTGTTTAGCTAGAGTTCGACACTCCTACGAAACCACATTAAATTCATTCCCATGGCTCAAAGGAGATCAGGCGTACCCTTGTCCTGTGATTGGGATGAGGGAGGTGTATTGGGGCTGTTGAGGGCCTCTCCAAATATGACAACCCTCACCCCCCAGTCCTCCTTCTATATCAATGGGCCATTATTACTGAGGAGTGCTTCCCATCCCTTTGGAACACTGGGGAAGAACATTCCCTAGATTCTCCAGCTTTGCATGGAGAGTCCCCTCTAGGGGGAGCATCCTCCCTGTGAAACAGATTTGCTTCCAGGTGAGTCAAAGCTGAAGGAGACCCAGAACCAGCCATCAGCACCAGACACACTCAGGAAGGGGGCCACTCCCTTTATGTAACAACATTCAGAGAATGAAGGGACAATGAGGGCACCAGAAGGATGGGGCGTAGTGGGAATTCATCTGAATTATGTCCCCACCTTTCTTTACCTCCATAAAGACAACCGAGCAGCCCATATAACTTCTGTGGAGTTATATGGAGACAGCCCTGCTGTCTCAGGAAGCTTGCTCTGGAGTGTCCCCTCAACCTACTGTCCTGTTTGCAGTGGGTCCACAgctgccaggagccccaggaagccCTGGCTGTTTGCTGGTAGTGAAGTGATCCTGTTAAGTACTTCTCTAATTAGGAACCCATCAGAGGAACCCCAGAGCCCACCCCCTGTCTCTAATGGCCCCAGAGAATTGTTCAGTAGGAGGGATCACCCACAAAACACTTTAGACAGATTTTCAGATGGAGTTTTTGAAACAGTTAGTCTTCTCACAGATGCGTCTTTCTCGGTCTGGACCCTTGTGGCCACAAACGGGGCCCTGACAGAGAAGCAGCATGGGCTCcccccctccagccaccccctgGCCCCTTCCACCGCGCTTTCCACCTGCATGCCCAGGCACAGGTATGAGCAGGTGCACACACAGAAccctgtctctcctcttcccaccATTCTTCATGCTCCACCTCGATCCCTAGTTAAGGAGCTggtgaaggaaagaaatcagGGACCCCACAGTGGAGATCCCCTCAGGATGCTGAAGACAAGACGAAACTTCCATATCAGCTTCTCATGCCGCAAAGCTCAAACAACAGCAGGATTCAGTGGTTCGGGGCTCCTACCACCTGGGGCCCCAAGGCAAGGACCCAACCCTCTGCTCTTTACTCTGTGAGGCATCCTCTCCACAGGATGGTCTCTCCTCCCAGCCTTGGACCCCTTTGGGGTGTGTGAACAATTTACCTGTGAGGCTCTCAGGGGAGGATATTCTTTTGATGGGAGGGAAGCCAGACAGCTTCTCCAAATTGTATGTTGTGGTGAACAATCCTAGCAAGTAGCAAATTACAGTGTAAGGAGCTCAGGGAGGTTGGGGGAAAGCGGGGAAGGGAGCGCCACCTTCCCGCTGGAGCCATGCAGGTGCAGAGACAATGGTCTCAGTGGTGGGGCAGCCCCTTGGAATTGTGAGGTGCACCTGCTGAGCACATCGGAGTGACACATGCCAAACGTCGATGCTCCGCCCTCCCCCTTCCTATTCTCCCCGGTGAGTCATAAGTCCCCTGGGAGACTGGCTCTTTGGTACCCAGGATACAGGGCTCTACTCCCATCGTAAGTGGAAAATGCATTGCCAGTTGGCGGTTAATATTCTTCAAATGAGAGAGGCATGGCAAAGAGTAGATCTCTTGTTCCCAGCAGGAAGGCTTTTCGCAGAAACACCGTGTTTCAGCCCTAACTCttaaggaaggagaaaacagacaACTGCCCCATGGTTATCTCTGACACTGGTCACTTCCAGGATTAATCTAAAGGGAGAGACAAAGCAGACACTTGAATCACGCATCTTAACTCCATTTTATTACATCAAGGAAAATAGTTGTGGGAGGAATGATACTAGAGATAAACAGAGATTAAGCCACTCACAGTTGCACTGTCTACACCTTCCTATCAGGGAATAAATATCACGGGTCTCTGTACATGCATTGCAGGacaggtgtgcatgtgtgtatcgTGTGCAGATGAATTCTCTCTAGGGTgttgttcttttaatttcttgacAGATGATGGTTGAATTCAGTGTCTTCTGGCAGACTAGGAAGGGGCTCTCCCACTAGGACTGGGACCCAgcctttttcttctggaattttctgAACTGAGACTGAATGGCCACGGCCGCGCGTTCTGTCTCTGGCGCATCCATGTCAATGTCAAATTCTTCTTGAACTTTCTTCTGACCATCTGtaacaagagaaaacacaaaggtGAAGCCATCACCGAGCCAAGAGCAGGAAGACAGACAGCTGCCAGTCACCACGCGGCACGCACTCACCACCCCAAGGACGGGACCTGGTTTGCAGAGTAGAGCTTGTCCCAACGCCCGTCAGAGCCAGGATCTACCTGGGCTATTCTCTGCCTGCCCCAAATCTGCAAGAGACCATGAAACTCAAGAATACAGTCCCAACCCGTCAGATGCTTTCTATACATGATTTTCTGTGTCTCATGGCCATGTACCACATGGTGTTAAAAATATTAGCTGTGCTTTGACTTTTTCCTTATAACCTCATAGAGATAGAATTTAAATAGTGCTACAGATATTGACCCAATGGGGGACTGATATTCACAAGAGCTTTGGGTCAAAGTCACTGAGTTTCTGGGTGTACTTTCATCGCCAACGAGATTGCTGATTGAACGAAAGCTTCTGTTTGTCACCAGCAGATGACCCCATTTGACCTTCACAATTTTGCTGAACTTCCACAGGTCTCACATTCTGTTCCAAAGAGGGAGACTTAACAATATGCTTGCTAAACTGGAAGGATTTAACTAATTCACACTGGaacaattatagaaaataaaatataagccaaagagaagtgaaaacacgTGCTGAGTGTCTCTTTTCGCTGGGCGTCAGCTGACTTTAAGCCAAATGTaaaaacgaataaataaataaaatcctctaGTCATAAAAGGGAAGAACCTTTACAACTCCTTCAGTCTGGCAAAAGCTAATCTTCAGAACTGCCAAAGCATCTCTTTTAAGAACATACAGGCCtgggctgccttcggctcaggtcatgatctcagggtcccgggaccgagccccatgttgggctccatgctccgaggcgagtctgtttctccctctgcccctccctgtttgtgctctctgtctctcttcctctctctctctcaataaataaatcaaatctttaacaaaaaaacaaaaccatgcagGCCGGGGCCCCACTCCAGACTCAGGGCTGCTCTAGGAAGGGCTCCTGGTTGCAAGACCAAGTCACATGCATCAGTGGTCCTGGGGGAACACCAGATAGCCCTGCTTTTATAAAAGGCTCTCGGATGATTCCAAGAGGTGGCCAGAGTTGAGACTCCACATTTTGTCTACAGATGAAGCACCCAGTAAGGCCCTAGAGTAAGCTCAAGGTAGAGCTGGGGACAGAACCCACCCCGTAGCACTTGGGTCAAGACGTCAGTGCCACCTGGACTTGTACCTGGAAGCCCAGCAGTGTGCTGGGCACAGCCAGTTTGGAATGGGAATGTCAGGGGCATCTGAAGCAGGGACAGGGCTCTACTCCTGACTTTGTCACCAGGCAGCCAGAGTTCATCATTCGCCCATTTCCTCTCTNCATTCACCCATTTCCTCTCTCGGTGACTTTGATAATAATGTTTGGGCAATGCCCCTCACAAAGAGGGTTGAGGACATGGGATCACTTTCAAGTGAGACAGACTTGTTCTCTTCTgcctgctctgttctttctctccgAGACAGATGATAGGTAAACGGATAATAGANGCCCATTTCCTCTCTTGGTGACTTTGGATAATAATGTTTGGGCAATGCCCCTCACAAAGAGGGTTGAGGACATGGGATCACTTTCAAGTGAGACAGACTTGTTCTCTTCTgcctgctctgttctttctctccgAGACAGATGATAGGTAAAcggataatagatagatagatcatagatagatagatcatagATAATAGATGGATGAttgacagatagatgatagataatagatgatagatgatgatgatgaagatagataataatgatgatgatgatagatgatagatagatagatagatacatgatagatatGATAGATGATGATGgtagataaatgatagatgatgatgatgatgaagatagataataataatgatgatgatgatagatgacagatagatacatgatagataggatagatgatgatgatggtgatagataatagataaataggtagatagatgacaggcagatagatacagataaatgatgatagatgatacatagataaggatataaatataaatatatatgagttgccccatataaatatatatgagtgCATCTGGTTGTGCGACATTCCCTTTGCAGACCCTTAAGCATACTCCCGTCAATTTGCCCAGCGACAACTGGTCACCTAGATCCCTCCAATCACACCTCCATCTGGGAGGAGAGGACAGTGGCTCTGCAAGCCTTGCCACACTGCTGCGTCTGTGACCTAAATCAGTAGAACTGTTTTCCTCTATGCCAGATTGGCTGCCAATGCCCATGACAGAAGTGAATTTCGAGCGCCCCAATGTCCAGGGAATATTTGGGGGGCCATCTTTTTCTAACCCATGAGAGCCCAGATGATACAGAGGACGCGGTGGGTTTGTCTGGCACCGCATCAAGTAAGCATTCATAATTTGAACAGCATGGCAGGGACCTATAGTGGACAGGGCCATCGGGCGGGGCAGCAGTTCCGGGAGGCTCACGTCAGTACCTCAGACATGTTTCTTTAGCATTATTGCATGACCTGGGCTGGGGCAGTGTCTGGCAAGCCTGA
This window contains:
- the PCP4 gene encoding calmodulin regulator protein PCP4 — its product is MVTGDCRVDIHMTCPVLGVVSACRVVTGSCLSSCSWLGDGFTFVFSLVTDGQKKVQEEFDIDMDAPETERAAVAIQSQFRKFQKKKAGSQS